Proteins co-encoded in one Ornithorhynchus anatinus isolate Pmale09 chromosome 14, mOrnAna1.pri.v4, whole genome shotgun sequence genomic window:
- the FOXRED2 gene encoding FAD-dependent oxidoreductase domain-containing protein 2, giving the protein MSPAGRREDPRELLLLLAGLCLVTPLGPSEAAAPRPRHDYCVLGAGPAGLQIAYFLERAGRDYVVFERAGAPGSFFALYPRHRRLISINKRHTGNQNGEFNLRHDWNSLLSHDGRLLFRHYSRDYFPDAGDMVRYLGDFAGRLGLRVIYNTAIAHVALEKAERAWNGHVFVLTDQKGRGYQCSVLLVATGVSVPNKIDFPGSEHVEGYETVSVDPEDFAGQSVLILGRGNSAFETAENILGATNFIHMVSRSRVRLSWATHYVGDLRAVNNGLLDTYQLKSLDGLLEADLEDLAIVRDRKGKLRVTLQLFLEKANLSDPAQAVPLPQDEVDNFAIRVPYDRVIRCLGWNFDFSVFSRSLRLTPGTGHRKKYPVIKASYESRGTRGLFVLGAASHSVDFRKSAGGFIHGFRYTARAVHRLLEYRHHGVLWPAPGYPITQLTNSIIRRVNEASGLYQMFGVLADVVLLKENATGFEYLEEFPVGMLAELEAHTGREARHGLFVVAMEYGRNFSGPDKDVFYYNRAVGDVEDAWQSNFLHPVIYYYQRLPTEKEMRLRPRDWPLPRPAAIHHIVEDFLTDWTAPNAHILPLRRFLENCLDTDLRSFYAESCFLFTLTRRKLPPFCQRGYLRMQGLVGNERLRHHAVESGLLPDYAVPDRPPADGGRWFPKTPTPPPPSLASPKEEL; this is encoded by the exons ATGAGCCCCGCGGGCCGCCGCGAGGACCCCCGGGAGCTTCTCCTCCTGCTCGCCGGCCTGTGCCTCGTGACGCCGCTCGGCCCCTCggaggccgccgccccccgcccccggcacgaCTACTGCGTCCTGGGCGCCGGCCCGGCCGGCTTACAGATAGCCTACTTCCTGGAGCGGGCCGGGAGGGACTACGTGGTGTTCGAGCGCGCCGGGGCTCCCGGCAGCTTCTTCGCCCTCTACCCGCGGCACCGGAGGCTCATCAGCATCAACAAGCGGCACACGGGCAACCAAAACGGCGAGTTCAACCTCCGCCACGACTGGAACTCCTTGCTCAGCCACGACGGCCGACTGCTCTTCCGGCACTACTCCCGAGACTACTTCCCCGACGCCGGCGACATGGTGCGCTACCTGGGAGACTTCGCGGGGCGGCTGGGCCTCCGGGTGATCTACAACACCGCCATCGCCCACGTTGCCCTGGAGAAGGCCGAGCGGGCCTGGAATGGCCACGTCTTCGTCTTGACTGACCAGAAGGGCCGGGGATACCAGTGCAG cGTGCTCCTGGTGGCCACCGGGGTGTCGGTCCCCAACAAGATCGACTTCCCCGGCTCCGAACACGTCGAAGGCTACGAGACGGTGTCCGTGGACCCAGAGGACTTTGCGGGCCAGAGCGTCCTCATCCTGGGGCGGGGGAACTCGGCCTTTGAGACGGCGGAGAACATTCTGGGGGCCACCAACTTCATCCACATGGTGAGCCGTTCTCGGGTCCGCCTCTCCTGGGCCACCCACTACGTCGGAGACCTGAG GGCGGTCAACAATGGCCTGCTGGACACCTACCAGCTGAAATCGCTGGACGGGCTCCTGGAGGCCGACCTGGAGGACCTGGCCATCGTCAGGGACCGGAAGGGGAAGCTGCGGGTCACGCTCCAGCTCTTCCTGGAAAAGGCCAATCTGAGCGACCCCGCCCAGGCCGTCCCCCTCCCGCAGGACGAGGTGGACAACTTCGCCATCCGGGTCCCCTACGACCGGGTCATCCGCTGTTTGGGCTGGAACTTTGACTTCTCCGTCTTCAGCAG GTCCCTCAGACTAACCCCGGGTACGGGGCACAGGAAGAAGTACCCAGTGATCAAAGCAAGCTACGAGTCCAGGGGAACCCGGGGGCTCTTCGTCTTGGGCGCTGCCAGCCACTCCGTGGACTTCCGGAAGTCCGCCGGCGGCTTCATCCATGGATTCCGCTACACAG CCCGGGCCGTCCACCGCCTGCTAGAGTACCGCCATCACGGAGTCCTCTGGCCCGCCCCGGGGTACCCCATCACCCAGCTGACCAACTCCATCATCCGGCGGGTGAATGAGGCCTCGGGCCTCTACCAGATGTTCGGGGTGCTGGCGGACGTCGTTCTACTGAAGGA GAACGCCACCGGGTTCGAGTACCTGGAAGAGTTCCCCGTGGGAATGCTGGCCGAGCTGGAAGCGCACACCGGGAGGGAGGCGCGGCACGGGCTCTTCGTCGTCGCCATGGAGTACGGCAGGAACTTCTCCGGGCCCGACAAGGACGTCTTCTATTACAACCGGGCAGTGGGGGATGTGGAGGACGCCTGGCAGTCCAACTTCCTGCACCCCGTCATCTACTACTACCAGCGCCTCCCCACCG AGAAGGAGATGAGGCTGCGTCCCCGGGACTGGCCTCTCCCGCGCCCGGCGGCCATCCATCACATCGTGGAGGATTTCCTCACCGACTGGACCGCCCCGAacgctcacatcctccccctcaGGCGCTTCCTGGAGAACTGCTTGGACACGGACTTGCGCAGTTTTTACGCAG AATCCTGCTTCCTGTTCACCCTGACGCGGCGGAAGCTGCCGCCCTTCTGCCAGCGGGGTTACCTGCGGATGCAGGGGCTCGTCGGTAACGAGAGGCTGCGGCACCACGCGGTGGAGAGCGGGCTGCTGCCGGACTACGCCGTCCCAGACCGGCCGCCAGCCGACGGGGGCCGGTGGTTCCCCAAGACCCCgacccccccgccgccctccctcgCCAGCCCGAAGGAGGAGCTCTGA